GTCTCCTCCTCGTGGGCGTCGTAGGAGGGCGGCTCCGAGGGGACGGGGAAGATCAGCTCGCCGCCCAGGCGGGGCTTGTCCTGTGCTGTAACGGGAACCGGCGCCGCGAGCAGGGCGGCGAGAAGAAGTCCTAGCGTGATGCGCCCGGCAGTGGACAGTGTCATGCGACGCCTCCTTGCGCTGGTGCGACGGGAAAGACCGTCAGTGGTTCCAACAACTTGCCGTACATTAGCGGCCGCACCTCCCTCCTGTCAAGGCGGGAAGCGTTATCGCTCGATGACTAAACGCGGATGCAGGCCGCCCGGTGCCCGGGCAGGATTTCCCGAAGGTCGGGCACCCCCTGGCTGCACTGCTCGATGGCTATGGGGCAGCGGGGGTGGAAGACGCAGCCCGCCGGGGGATTGAGCGGGCTCGGCACCTCGCCCTTCAAAATCGTCCGCTCGCGGGTCAGCTCCACGGCCGGGTCGGGGATGGGGACGGCCGAGAGCAGCGCCTTGGTATACGGGTGCTGCGGGTTCTCGTACAGCGACTGCCGGTCGGTGAGCTCGACGATCTTGCCCAGGTACATCACGGCCACCCGGTCGGAGATATGGCGGACCACCGAGAGGTCGTGGGCGACGAAGAGATAGGTCAGGCCGAAGCCGGTCTGCAGCTCCTCGAGCAGGTTGATGATCTGGGCCTGGATGGAGACGTCGAGGGCCGAGACCGGCTCGTCGCAGACGATCAAGGTCGGCTCCATCGCGAGGGCGCGGGCGATGCCGACGCGCTGGCGCTGGCCTCCCGAGAGCTCGTGGGGGTAGCGCCGGGTCATGGCGGGCAGGAGCCCCGCGTGGCCGAGAAGCTCCTTGACGCGGGCCTCCCGTGCCGGGCGTTCGGGCACGATGCCGTGCACGGCCAGGGGCTCAGAGATGATCTGGCCCACCGTCATCCGCGGGTTGAGCGAGCTGTACGGGTCCTGGAAGATGACCTGCATCTTCCGCCGCACGGCCCGGAGCTCGGATGGCGAGGCCGCCGCCAGGTCCTTGCCCTCGAACAGGATGGAGCCGCTGGTCGGCTTCTCCAGCTGGAGCACGCAGCGGCCTGTGGTGGTCTTGCCGCAGCCGGACTCACCCACGAGGCCGAGCGTCTCGCCGCGGCGGATCGAGAAGGACACGTCGTCCACCGCCTTGACCACGCCGCGCCTGCCGCTCAAGAAGCCGCCCGAGACCTCGAAATACTTGGTCAGGTTCCGGACTACCAGGATCTCGTCGCCCTTGTGGGGCTCAGCAGGCGACCGATCGTCGCGGACGGATGCCGCCAGG
This DNA window, taken from Candidatus Rokuibacteriota bacterium, encodes the following:
- a CDS encoding ATP-binding cassette domain-containing protein, whose protein sequence is MAASVRDDRSPAEPHKGDEILVVRNLTKYFEVSGGFLSGRRGVVKAVDDVSFSIRRGETLGLVGESGCGKTTTGRCVLQLEKPTSGSILFEGKDLAAASPSELRAVRRKMQVIFQDPYSSLNPRMTVGQIISEPLAVHGIVPERPAREARVKELLGHAGLLPAMTRRYPHELSGGQRQRVGIARALAMEPTLIVCDEPVSALDVSIQAQIINLLEELQTGFGLTYLFVAHDLSVVRHISDRVAVMYLGKIVELTDRQSLYENPQHPYTKALLSAVPIPDPAVELTRERTILKGEVPSPLNPPAGCVFHPRCPIAIEQCSQGVPDLREILPGHRAACIRV